Genomic DNA from bacterium BMS3Abin14:
CAAGATCATCTATGATTTTAAGGTTAAAAAGCCGCCAGGAAAATGCCATTGGAGTTACCCTGAATACTGAGGAGATTTCGTAAAGGTAGTCGATCTCCGTGACCTTATCCAAATCCAGGATCTTTTCCACGGACGATTCTGGCATCAGGAGAGCAGACGCAAAGTTGTCAGCCAACTGTTCCATTCGTCTTGCGTTAAGGCCCATTTCGAAGCCTTTTAACTCCCGGTGATCAGGGGTCATGGCGTCCCAAGTGAGTATGTGAAAAAGCTCGTGGGCAAGATCCCAGTTCTGGCGACCGGGCGGTTCGTTCCTGTTGATTAAAATTACGGCCAGATCTCTGAGTGAGCAGGCTGCACCCGAAATCCACTCACCACCGTCACCTTGAATCGTGTCAACATGCAGGACAGGGATATCAAGCCTGTTCTCCACGCTTTCCAGAAGCCGCTCACCAGGAAACATTCCGAGTTCCAGTTCCTTAACAAGACTTTCTGCACCTTTCTGGGCATCTTCATAGCTGGAGGTGGCCGAGATCCTTAACGAGTACTTCAGCGCACTCGGTTTCCGTCCTTTTGACTCCCGCAACCAGCGGAGTATTCCGATCCACTTACCTGCTTTCAACTCGAA
This window encodes:
- a CDS encoding helix-turn-helix protein — protein: MLDHISQRMIGYRIKAARESSNWSQQRLAEELGFKDRQTVSDLEKGKRALKPEELMRICASLDRDIEFFIDPFVIAGEGQFSWRADSALSQEELEDFELKAGKWIGILRWLRESKGRKPSALKYSLRISATSSYEDAQKGAESLVKELELGMFPGERLLESVENRLDIPVLHVDTIQGDGGEWISGAACSLRDLAVILINRNEPPGRQNWDLAHELFHILTWDAMTPDHRELKGFEMGLNARRMEQLADNFASALLMPESSVEKILDLDKVTEIDYLYEISSVFRVTPMAFSWRLFNLKIIDDLVRCELSARRQDLSEYSVPNLFSSNFMEMLQETLAHGDLSARKAAKTLGTNLRGLADLFKQYNLVVPFDL